The Salvelinus namaycush isolate Seneca chromosome 8, SaNama_1.0, whole genome shotgun sequence genome has a segment encoding these proteins:
- the LOC120052286 gene encoding E3 ubiquitin/ISG15 ligase TRIM25-like isoform X2: protein MAQQGVLLDQDQFCCSVCLDLLKEPVAIPCGHSYCRICIEGCWDQDVLKGVYSCPQCRETFTPRPTLRKNNMLAELVEKLRKAGLQAAPPPALCCAGPGDVACDSCTGTRKQKALKSCLVCLASYCETHLQPHYESPAFKKHKLVKATAQLQEKICSHHDKLLEVYCRTDQQCICLLCTMDEHKGHDTVSAAAERTEKQRQLGRSQQKVQQRFQEREKELKELQQAVESLKRSAQAAVEDSDQIFTELIRSIERRRSEVKELIRAQEKAQVSQAEGLLEQLKQEIADLRKRSTELEQLSHTEDHIHFLQSYQSLSSISVSSDLPSIVVLPLQYIGDVSKTVSELREKLADFLKGEWTKISTTVNIVDVVLPPEPKTREQLLQCESLYCEVTNSLFLLTLLTIPLEKYINSRSNQRLGIYLTPHISLI, encoded by the exons ATGGCTCAACAGGGAGTTCTGCTGGACCAGGAccagttctgttgttctgtctgtctggatctacTGAAGGAGCCGGTGGCTATTCCCTGTGGACACAGTTACTGTAGAATCTGTATTGAGGGCTGCTGGGATCAGGATGTTCTGAAAGGGGTCTATAGCTGTCCTCAGTGCAGAGAGACCTTCACTCCAAGGCCCACTCTGAGGAAAAATAACATGTTGGCTGAGCTGGTGGAGAAACTGAGGAAGGCAGGACTCCAGGCTGctccccctcctgctctgtgctgtgctggacctggagatgtggcgtgtgattcctgcactgggaccagaaagcagaaagccctcaagtcctgtctggtgtgtctggcctcttactgtgagactcacctccaACCTCACTATGAATCTCCTGCTTTCAAGAAGCACAAGCTGGTCAAAGCCACCGCACAACTACAGGAGAAGATCTGCTCTCATCATGACAAACTGCTGGAGGTTTACTGTCGTACCGATCAGCAGTGTATCTGTCTGCTGTGTACAatggatgaacataaaggccatgatacagtgtcagctgcagcagagaggactgAGAAACAG AGGCAGCTGGGGAGGAGTCAGCAGAAGGTCCAGCAGAGattccaggagagagagaaggagctgaaGGAGCTCCAACAGGCTGTGGAGTCTCTCAAG cgctctgcacaggcagcagtggaggacagtgatcagatctttactgagctgatccgctccattgagagaaggcgctctgaggtgaaggagctgatcagagcccaagagaaggctcaagtgagtcaagctgaaggactcctggagcaactgaagcaggagatagctgatctgaggaagagaagcactgagctggagcagctctcacacacagaggatcACATCCATTTCCTCCAG agttatcagtctctctccagtatcAGTGTATCTTCAGACTTACCCAGCATCGTTGTCCTTCCTCTTCAGTACATTGGAGATGTGAGTAAGACTGTgtctgaactgagagagaaactaGCAGACTTCCTTAAAGGAGAATGGACCAAGATCTCCACTACAG tgaatatagtggatgttgtactgcctccagagcccaagaccagagaacagttgttacaatgtgagtctctttattgtgaagtaactaacaGTCTCTTTTTACTGACACTCCTAACAATCCCTCTAGAAAAATATATCAATAGTAGATCTAATCAAAGACTGGGTATCTATCTGACTCCTCATATTTCTCTGATTTGA